The nucleotide window ACAGGACAAAATCAATTAATAGACCGCGTgtaaaatgttgttattttggaAGCTCCTATAACGCCTGGCAAAATTATTTAAGCTGTGGACGAAAAATAAGCTTAATGTCTTCAGAACATTGTTTCAACGACGTACTGCGTTCCTTATTCCAGTTGAAAGAGGAAACACAATTTTAGTTATAACAGCTATTTactattttagttttaaacaacaaaagacgCGTAAGGCAAAATCataacaaagcaaatattttcgaCTTGTTTTGGAATAAAATCGATATTTTGTTAAGGTGTGTGTTCCTAAATCGTCAAACGTACGGAAAATcaactacagtatataaaaGACCACATCATTCAATGTAATCACtgtaaaatttaagaaattaacagaaatgattttaaaatgttaaaaaattgcCGCAATGATTAATGAATGCAAAATCCATGAGGCCTTAAAAATTCCAGTCTTAATAAACAAGTTAATGAAAACAggtgtttgttttgttgaaattctttgcttgatttatttatttgttctCTTTGTTATggttcattgtttattttgtcttaTCTAGACGATTGACGTTCCATCTTAtcattgtttttggactttaATTACTGTTTTATCATATAGCGCTTCCTCTGGTACAGTTTGTCATGACCTCTGTGGATAACGCGTTTTCTAGTTTATCACACTTTGTCATTTATATACTGCACCTTGTAAATTTAGTAATCTTATACTCTGAGGAAGCGTAAGGTCCAAAATATGCGAAAATTTAATACATTATGAAAATTTCTGCACTTGTTGTCATTTTCGCAACAATTTGGTAAAAAGTTATACACTTTAACTTCTAATATTAGCCGCGTACGCAGCACTGTAATTAGTCGCAAATATGTTAACTCACCACAAGCGCATTAAGAGTAATCATCAACCAtcaaatgaaacaaatcatACAAAAGTTAGGTCATCATTGTTGCGTAGTATAAGTAAAGCATAATGCAGTAACATACAAGCTTTATTCAATTGAGTTTGAAAGTTAGCAAGTTGCCTTTGTTAGAAAGCAAGCAGTGTTTGTAAACAAAGCATAGGTTTATTATAagcatataataaaaatatacaacaaaagaACAAGAAGTTCGGTAATCAACTATTCAATTATTTCTATCTAATCTGCTCCCATAACCAAAGAACTGCTAAATACATACGGAGTGCTGTTAATATGACGTAACCGAAATTATAGCTGAAATATCGTTTAAAACAGTTGTTCCAATGATGAACGCGTAAAGCCGAGTAGAAGTGCGGTCATAGCTGAATAGACGTGCACAGTTACACGAAAGAATGAACACGCGTTTTGTCGTAGCACGTTCAACTTCTAACTTCCGTTAGTCAAAAACAAGGATTAGTCCAAGTTTATACTCAATATCATGTTGCAGAAGGTTAAACGTTTCTTTATTGATAACATTACAACATAACTTCATGGAATGCCATAAAGCGCAAGTGTTGATCGTGTTATTAGCAGGTATGATGTGATCTTCATCTATAATATAGATTCTATAATCATAAGAAACTAAGTCCTATGGATTTCGAGCGTTCTGTTCAAAACCGAAAAAGATTAATCTGTATTATTGTGTGGAGCGATATCTTATATATTACAACATTGACATTCGTTATAAGCTTTTGTAGTGAAAGCTGCTGCAGCGATGTATTTGAtccatttttaaacaaagcatTTCAGCAGGTGTGGCGAGGATATACGGGCAATTATGTGGAGATACACGTATAGTTAACCAAGATCAAGACATAGAAGGgattttttattcaattttcgACCAAAGCTATCCGCCAAGCACATGTGAATTTACAACCAGTTTATCAGCTGAGGATCGTGACGTATTTATGGTCACCATTTACACAAATAGAAGATATAACAACGACGACGAAATAATTTTACCAGCAGGTAAACTACCATGAAAAATTCAGTACATTTTAGAACGCTTTAAATTCACTCAACAACACACGGACGCCAAGAAAATAAATGCAGTTTGAGGGCGATGTTATAGTTCATATTTATAGGAACACTCTGCCAAAATAAAGTTAATCTTTGCCGGCATGAAAATGATGGCACTTTTCTGTCATAGATAAAGTACAATAACGAACCTTGGCGAAAACGTTACATTTGCTAATGTTTAGGGGGCATTTTGCCAAGAAGCAGCCAAAGATGGTGCGGTCTCTACCGTAAACAAGAAGGCGACGAAATAAACTGTGGCGTTAATTTAAACAGTTTGTGTCAAAATGTACTAGCAGTTTCAAATGATTGGCCTCCAGTGGTAAGAAGCGAATCTTACTCCTACACTGCCTTCGTGGAGTTTCAAGTTATTCGGTGCAGTGATACAATGGAAGAAAGTAAGTGCTTAGCAGTTTAGTTTGTGTTAAATAATATTCTTCAATGTGGGacaaatgaattaaaaatattctttcaACAGCAACGGTAAAAACTACATTAACGACAGCAGCGCAAAATGAGAAAATAGAACGGCTTACAACAGCCACGAGCAATGTTCCGACAACAAAAAGTGGAAACAATTTGGCTGAAACTGGTGAGAATGATtacaatattattttcatataTGAACAGGTAATAACTAATGCAATGAATACGCACACCATCGATTACTATCTCATCATTGAAAAATTATCGAGTTATaaatagattaaaaaaaaacaaatataacgTTAATTTTACAGGCGTTACAAAAAAATCAGTTTCAACGGATGAGAACACTACACCACTCATTGCAGTAATCATCGTCTTAAGTGTACTTCTCGTTATAAGTTTACTGGTGATGGCAATTTTTATGAAGAAATATCTGTGAGTTGAAGTGCTGTTACATAAACAAGCTACGAAATATCACATGCATGTACCTTTAGTACATTTTCTTGTGCCATATCACCAATACTTATGGCTCTCGTTGCAGAATATCAAAGAACTCGTCAACAACTAAACATAATAATGACAACAATACGAGGCCTGCAACGGTTTCCGATAAGCAGTATGAGAGCATACGGATAGACAACAATTACGAAAGCGTTTCCGATCCTTATGAACTGCCCATATCAAATGGCGGAAAGGAAAATGGGGAAAGAAACAATTATGACCAGTTTTCCGCATGTAATAGGAATCGTGAAACACCAATAAACAACCAGTTTGCCATAAACCAAGACACTTATGAGATTGCTAACGACCCTAATCAGGCCAACGATTTGATCGACAATGTTCTTTATCAACCGATTTATCAATAAATCGATTATAAATCAGAAACCTGAAAGTGCACAGCATTTGAATACAAATATATTCAGTAAAATCTTCATTGGCAAGTTTTcaatattaaacaaactttagtttttgttggttcaaaattaaattacgATTGTTGTTTTGGTAtgaaaattattatcaagtAGACTGCGATTAAACGTCTTTGTATTTCGTGTTACTCTGATTAACATATTATTCGTAACATTTTTTAATGATCATATTGTTATGCGTATAAAATGGTGTTCAACGTGTTTTTGATGACAGAGAGAGACAGCAATAAACTATCGAGGTATACCAGCGGTGGCCGCTAGCCAGCACGCTTTTTGTCTTAgggttgcagcagtatgtatCCTATTACTTACTGATAGGCACTTGAACTCTAGTAACAAACCTTCCCAGTTCACGACAAAAACTCCTCcgtataaaaattaattcgCACTGTCGTTAACTTAACACGATTGAAGCCCGAAGAAAAATGACAGGAAAAGAATCACGTGTCAATGATCACCCTTTTACGAGTGTTGCAAAACAGTTGGTTATTTgtgtgaaaaaaattactcTTCAACAATGCTATTATACCCAGACGGAAAAACTATCAATCAATGTTATTACCATGAAACGATTGATGTCAGTAATAATAGACACAGTGTCAAGATTGTCTTTCTTTGTTATTATACGAAAAAGTGAAGGCTCCAGACGAAATGCTTTCAAAAGTTTAGTGTTGTGCTGTACTCAGCAAAATTGCAGCaactttttagaaaatataaaaagccAAGCCAAAAACTCACAAACAACGTTATCCGCGGACCACATTTTACCAAACAAGATACAAAGCTAACGTAAGTATAAACTACGACATCTTACAGTCACTTTCAACCACTTAGTTTAATTACCATTCTTCACAAAGTTATTAAACTGCCACAGCAATCTAAGATATCCAGATTTTTTTCTCGGCAGCGTTTTGTGACCGAAGAAAGTAAAAGTTATACGGTAAAAATGAGCAtcaattgttttttatctTACTATTActattgattaattaaattatctttTGCATTATATCATCGCAATGATGTTTTGGAAACTAACACTCGCGCACGCCAACTTCCGCATGAAAGTTTACAAGTGAAGACGACTATTACTTGATAAttatttgataataatttgctTGGCGTCATAGTAGTAGTAGTAAAACTAAACACGGGCAGCGATAGCATAAAGTTATACAAGAATTATGCCCTACATGTTGCGGGGTATAACAAAAGTACAATGCAGTACTACGCAAACTTTGGTTGAATCAGTTTAAAAATTAGCAAGTTACCACTGTTACCAAAGTATAGGAAATAATGATTATGACCATCTTTCACCAACCATTAGAAATAAAAGAACAGCAGCCATATCACTACGAACCAACTGAACCAAGATAACTATGCAACTGGAAGCGATCCTGATCAAATCTACAAATCGGTTAAGAACCAATGGGTGTCggcaaatgtaaaaaattgaacGGAAAAGAGTTTTTAGAATTTTTCATAGCCgtgtttttgtataaaattatctccgtgtattttttgttgttaaatacatttgttatttgttattcATCTATATTCTATAAGAAATGTTTCGAATTGAACACGAGTCCGAATATCATACGCGCAAATATCGATTACGGTATTCTCGCCAATCCGAATAGATCTGCAAGTAGGTTTGAGCCCAAACCTTTATTTTCCATAcaataaaaactaacaaacaaaACGTTCAAGTTACCTACTATATGACTGACCGTGAAAACAGTGGAAAGATTGCGAGAATTTTTGATAACCTGATatagcaaaaaacaaattcatttctTTGATTCATCATCATAGAGACAAAGTTTATGCATTACTGGTTAGTTCTTAAGGCAAATTGATTGCGAAATGAGCAGAGTTAGCAGGTTCGGATTAGATTCGATTTCGCACGAATGTCAAAATTTACGTTATTACTTTTTCAATATGTAACATCCCTATCATCGAAATGGTCACAAAAACACTTCCTTGTGGTTTAATGTTTCAAGACACTTCTTGAGATGTTTGAAAACAACtgttttgcgtttatttaACGTTTAAGATTTTCGTCATAAACTTGCTGGAAACATCGATTTCAAGTGTATTTTCTTAACAAAAGCCGTTATGAAAGTTAAAACTCTCACAGATTTCAATTGTGAGTAATCGTGGTTAACacataaaaaactaaaaaccgaAAAAGACATGACGGACTGAGTTATATAGCTTGAGTTCTAATATTAGCCACGCACGCAACACATTTCCCTGTAACGGTTAATCGCAAATATGTTAACTCACCACAAACGCATTAAGAGTAATCATCAACCAtcaaatgaaacaaatcatACAAAAGTTACGTCATCATTGTTGCGTAATACAAGTAAAGCATAATGCAGTACCATACAAGGTTTATTCAATCGAGTTTGAATGTTAGCAAGTTACCACGGAATTGTCGCTAATCTATTACACAATCTATTTAATCTCTTGGAAAACTCAAAAGTGCTAAATATGTAGGCTACAAAGTATAATATAATGTTAGAAGAGTGCCCGAGATTATAACTAACATATCGTTTAAAACAGTTGTTACAGTACAATAATGAAAGCGTCAAAGCAGACAAGAGTGCAATTATATCTAATCGGACTTACAGCTAACTACAGTGCAAGGACCCTTTTTGCCACTTTCCACTTTTCGACTTCCGTTTATCAAACAAGCATAGGCTAAATATCATGTTGCAGAAGGTTAAACGTTTCTTTATTGATAAAATTACAACATAACTTCATGGAATACCATAAAGCGCAAGTGTTGATCGTGTTATTAGCAGGTATGATGTGATCTTCATCTATATGCATATCATAAGAAACTAAGTCCTATGGATTTCGAGCGTTTTGTTCAAAACCGAAAAAATTAACCTGGTTTATTGTGTGGAATATAACGCGAGCTATATAATTCATTACACAAACatcatatttaataaaaaaatttgaaaaaaacaaaaataattttgcaaaaacctGGAGACAGTGTGTTACAGCTCATTCGCGAAAGAGTTGTTTCCAGATTTGCCCGCATAAACAGTATCAAATAGAACAATAGACCGTTCAAAAAAGATTGAAGATACGTGACAAACCTCAAGCAACACTATACACTTTGAGTTCTAATATTAGCCGAGCACGTAACACATTTCCTGTAAAGGCCAGTCGCAAATACGTAAAATCAGTACAAGCGCGCacgtaaaaaaattaaaccttCCGGTCACGCATAAGTGGAAGTATTCGTAAATGATGCGCTTTATATAACGGGCAGCGTAGTatcaatcaagtttttgttCAGTCGAGTTTGAAAGTTAGCAAGTTACCACTGATAGAAAGCAAGCAACGTTTGAAAACAAAGTATGGGCTTATTATAACCACACaatgaaaaaacaacaaataaaatttcctaTATATGCCATATTACTTTGATAACAAAAAAGCTGAAAACTACACTACCATGATGAGAAGGCAGCATGcgatatttcacaaaaataacatttacagGACGTGAAAGTCAACTACAGGTGCAGCAGATCTGAACAGACGTACACAGCGAGACTAGAGCATGAGCGTGAGCACGTATTTTCTTACATCTGAATAGCACGTTTGATCTTTTAAATTCCTCAGTTTCCTTAAAACAGGAAAAACTTTCATTTAAAAGACCTTGTGGTAATTCAAGTTAAACTTTACTACATGTACAATGACATAAGGTTATGGGATATTCGCGTGTACAATACTTCATCGTCTTACTAGCAGGTATGTAGTCTTGGTGGTAAAGTTGTAAGAAACAAAATCCTACGGATTTTTGGCTTtgttgaaaagttaaaaatctaATCTGTTTTTAAAAGGACTTATATCTTACAAAATTG belongs to Clavelina lepadiformis chromosome 6, kaClaLepa1.1, whole genome shotgun sequence and includes:
- the LOC143462528 gene encoding uncharacterized protein LOC143462528 isoform X1; this translates as MECHKAQVLIVLLAAGVARIYGQLCGDTRIVNQDQDIEGIFYSIFDQSYPPSTCEFTTSLSAEDRDVFMVTIYTNRRYNNDDEIILPAGGILPRSSQRWCGLYRKQEGDEINCGVNLNSLCQNVLAVSNDWPPVVRSESYSYTAFVEFQVIRCSDTMEETTVKTTLTTAAQNEKIERLTTATSNVPTTKSGNNLAETGVTKKSVSTDENTTPLIAVIIVLSVLLVISLLVMAIFMKKYLISKNSSTTKHNNDNNTRPATVSDKQYESIRIDNNYESVSDPYELPISNGGKENGERNNYDQFSACNRNRETPINNQFAINQDTYEIANDPNQANDLIDNVLYQPIYQ
- the LOC143462528 gene encoding uncharacterized protein LOC143462528 isoform X2, translating into MECHKAQVLIVLLAGVARIYGQLCGDTRIVNQDQDIEGIFYSIFDQSYPPSTCEFTTSLSAEDRDVFMVTIYTNRRYNNDDEIILPAGGILPRSSQRWCGLYRKQEGDEINCGVNLNSLCQNVLAVSNDWPPVVRSESYSYTAFVEFQVIRCSDTMEETTVKTTLTTAAQNEKIERLTTATSNVPTTKSGNNLAETGVTKKSVSTDENTTPLIAVIIVLSVLLVISLLVMAIFMKKYLISKNSSTTKHNNDNNTRPATVSDKQYESIRIDNNYESVSDPYELPISNGGKENGERNNYDQFSACNRNRETPINNQFAINQDTYEIANDPNQANDLIDNVLYQPIYQ